One genomic region from Marinobacter szutsaonensis encodes:
- a CDS encoding cupin domain-containing protein: MLNMDFSEKVVIRTAEMDWVPSPAGGVLRKPLAREEAERGHATSVVRYEPGASFKRHEHPLGEEILVLEGVFSDETGDYPAGTYLRNPPGSGHAPFSKEGCTLLVKLHQFDERDLETVRVDTRTAEWLPGIGGLQVMPLHDFEHEHVALVKWPANEVFQPHRHFGGEEIFVLSGEFCDEHGRYPAGTWIRSPHMSRHHPFVEQETIIWVKTGHLPLAAR; this comes from the coding sequence ATGCTCAATATGGATTTCAGTGAAAAGGTGGTGATCCGTACCGCAGAGATGGACTGGGTACCCAGCCCTGCCGGCGGAGTACTGCGGAAGCCACTGGCCCGGGAAGAAGCCGAGCGGGGTCACGCAACCAGTGTGGTGCGCTATGAGCCGGGCGCTTCCTTCAAGCGCCACGAACATCCGCTGGGCGAGGAAATTCTGGTACTCGAAGGCGTGTTCTCCGACGAGACCGGCGACTACCCCGCCGGCACCTACCTGCGCAACCCACCTGGCAGCGGCCATGCTCCCTTCAGCAAGGAAGGATGCACCCTGCTGGTCAAGCTGCACCAGTTTGACGAGCGAGACCTGGAAACTGTCCGGGTGGATACCCGCACAGCCGAGTGGCTACCGGGGATTGGCGGGCTTCAGGTAATGCCCCTGCACGATTTCGAGCACGAGCATGTGGCACTGGTGAAGTGGCCGGCCAACGAGGTATTCCAGCCCCACCGACACTTCGGCGGCGAAGAGATCTTTGTACTTTCCGGCGAGTTCTGCGACGAACATGGCCGCTATCCTGCCGGCACCTGGATTCGCAGCCCGCACATGAGCCGGCATCACCCGTTCGTGGAGCAGGAAACCATTATCTGGGTCAAGACCGGCCACCTTCCCCTGGCAGCGCGGTAG
- a CDS encoding response regulator transcription factor encodes MAQQRIESAPRVLAVSDYSALILGLEAFVCSNRPQLEWAGVLSDKDSLARASEVGANIIVTDLDSPLGRDCVALLGPSNDVAIVALAGSATEDQIDAAVIKGLKGVVQKRAPNQTLLKAILAVHHGELWLDRLVTSRILRGLTTGENHPARLPDRLTKKEQVIYNAVINRPGTPSRVIANDLHISEHTLRNHLTAIYSKLGVSGRLELMALAHAETPPTNPDGGFSD; translated from the coding sequence GTGGCACAGCAAAGGATTGAATCAGCTCCACGAGTACTGGCAGTCTCGGATTACTCGGCCCTCATTCTGGGGCTGGAAGCGTTTGTTTGTTCAAACAGACCCCAGCTGGAGTGGGCGGGCGTCCTGTCCGATAAGGACAGCCTGGCGAGAGCATCAGAGGTCGGCGCAAACATCATTGTGACCGATCTTGATTCCCCCCTCGGGCGGGACTGTGTCGCCTTGCTCGGTCCCAGCAATGACGTTGCCATCGTTGCCCTCGCAGGATCCGCCACTGAGGACCAGATCGATGCGGCAGTCATCAAGGGGCTCAAGGGAGTGGTGCAGAAACGGGCCCCTAACCAAACTCTCCTGAAAGCGATTCTTGCTGTTCACCATGGAGAACTGTGGCTGGACCGTCTGGTTACCAGCCGGATACTGCGGGGATTAACAACCGGTGAGAATCACCCGGCCCGCCTCCCTGATAGGCTTACGAAAAAAGAGCAGGTCATCTACAACGCGGTTATCAACCGGCCCGGAACGCCTTCTCGCGTGATCGCCAATGATCTCCACATCAGCGAACACACTCTTCGAAACCATCTGACGGCCATCTATTCAAAATTGGGGGTTTCCGGTCGGCTGGAACTTATGGCTTTGGCACACGCGGAGACACCGCCAACCAATCCGGACGGTGGATTCTCCGATTAG
- a CDS encoding DUF2905 domain-containing protein: MARWLVIAGLILVLLGAILHLAPGLLNWFGKLPGDINIRSENSRVFIPITSMIIVSVLLTIVLNLFNR, translated from the coding sequence ATGGCGCGATGGCTGGTGATCGCGGGCCTTATTCTTGTTCTGCTTGGAGCCATACTACATTTAGCCCCGGGCCTGCTGAACTGGTTCGGCAAATTACCGGGGGATATTAACATCCGATCGGAAAACAGTCGGGTGTTTATACCGATTACCTCGATGATTATCGTCAGCGTTCTGTTAACGATAGTTCTGAACTTGTTCAACCGTTAA
- a CDS encoding sulfur transferase domain-containing protein: protein MTSYRFKRAALPVAITIALGMGVTGCSDSQNPAATQAQTSSQSSSANPCAAANPCAAASQSGANPCAAANPCAAANPSANPCAAGSDSGGTSQPMPAAVPRTATQNPDRGLPFAIENDWPTVPYGSEMPQVVKNYNRPSPFIAAGGHVEKGAMAELKAQGFNTVVSLLTEEEGVAEEKAEAHAAGLNFYALGVSTTAPTQAQVQAFSKIASSPANYPILLHCASSNRVGAMWALYRFHMGVPAEIAIEEGRAAGLKTSREGAVRELMGL, encoded by the coding sequence ATGACCAGTTACCGTTTCAAGCGTGCCGCGCTGCCTGTGGCTATCACTATCGCATTGGGCATGGGAGTGACCGGGTGCTCGGATTCGCAGAACCCGGCTGCAACACAGGCCCAGACAAGCAGTCAGTCGTCGAGCGCCAATCCCTGTGCGGCCGCGAATCCGTGCGCGGCGGCGAGCCAGAGTGGGGCGAACCCTTGCGCGGCGGCCAACCCCTGCGCCGCAGCCAATCCGTCAGCAAACCCCTGTGCGGCAGGCTCCGATTCGGGTGGCACATCCCAGCCAATGCCCGCTGCCGTTCCCCGAACCGCCACGCAAAATCCTGATCGGGGCTTGCCGTTTGCGATCGAAAACGATTGGCCCACGGTGCCCTACGGCAGCGAAATGCCTCAGGTTGTCAAAAACTACAACCGGCCATCGCCGTTTATTGCTGCCGGCGGGCACGTCGAGAAAGGCGCAATGGCAGAACTGAAGGCTCAGGGATTCAACACCGTGGTCAGCCTGCTTACCGAAGAGGAGGGGGTAGCGGAGGAGAAGGCTGAGGCACATGCCGCAGGCCTGAATTTCTATGCCCTTGGGGTTTCCACCACCGCACCGACCCAGGCTCAGGTCCAGGCGTTCTCGAAGATTGCATCGTCGCCGGCGAACTATCCCATTCTGCTTCATTGCGCCAGCAGCAACCGGGTCGGCGCCATGTGGGCTCTGTACCGGTTCCACATGGGTGTGCCTGCAGAAATTGCCATTGAGGAAGGACGGGCAGCCGGTCTGAAAACGAGTCGGGAGGGTGCTGTCCGGGAGCTCATGGGCCTTTGA
- a CDS encoding MFS transporter, producing MPLNVWVLVAAQALAMCTAPFIIVIGSIQGRALAPSAEWATLPVGLVVVGTVLSVKPATWLMERIGRKPVMLLGAIMGILAGGVGALASWQGSFLLLCVAAVVGGSGLAVVHQYRFAAMESVGPELAGSAAARVLLGGLGAAWLGPEIATLGAGPDETYPFMDSWLGLLAVQAVALVTLFAGYRSKGELVREDHVGGGRPLREILVNPLVLAAIGAAAIGYAVMAFIMTATPLSMTEMAGHSLDDAKTVIQLHIMAMYLPSLISGWLTRVVGIPLMMVGGLLAYLACVLLAAAGISFHHYLWALLLLGVGWNFLFVGGTALLPQGYQDSERFRVQGLNDILVFGSQATASLSAGAVFAWIGWSGLVMVSVPFLVLQGILVMLWLARSRATQKLQTGGADAD from the coding sequence ATGCCTCTGAATGTCTGGGTGCTGGTGGCTGCGCAAGCGCTGGCCATGTGTACCGCACCGTTCATCATCGTCATCGGCAGCATCCAGGGCCGGGCCCTGGCACCGTCTGCGGAGTGGGCCACGCTTCCCGTGGGGCTCGTGGTGGTCGGGACCGTGCTTTCGGTCAAGCCGGCGACCTGGCTGATGGAGCGGATAGGGCGCAAACCGGTCATGCTGCTGGGTGCCATCATGGGAATCCTGGCGGGCGGTGTGGGTGCACTGGCCTCCTGGCAGGGATCTTTCCTGTTGCTTTGTGTGGCTGCGGTCGTGGGCGGCAGTGGCCTTGCGGTGGTGCACCAGTACCGGTTTGCCGCGATGGAATCGGTCGGACCTGAACTTGCAGGCTCGGCCGCAGCCCGGGTGCTTCTGGGCGGACTCGGTGCAGCCTGGTTGGGGCCCGAGATTGCCACGCTTGGTGCGGGGCCCGATGAGACCTATCCGTTTATGGATAGTTGGCTTGGACTGTTGGCGGTGCAGGCCGTGGCATTGGTCACGCTTTTCGCCGGCTATCGGTCGAAAGGTGAACTGGTCCGGGAGGACCATGTTGGCGGCGGCCGGCCGCTGCGGGAAATCCTGGTCAATCCTCTGGTGCTGGCCGCGATCGGTGCCGCCGCCATCGGCTACGCGGTGATGGCTTTTATCATGACCGCGACTCCGCTGAGCATGACCGAAATGGCCGGTCACAGCCTCGACGATGCCAAGACAGTCATTCAGCTCCACATCATGGCCATGTACCTGCCATCCCTGATCAGCGGCTGGCTGACCCGGGTAGTGGGCATTCCCCTGATGATGGTCGGCGGGCTGCTGGCCTATCTCGCGTGCGTGTTGCTTGCGGCAGCCGGCATCAGCTTCCACCACTACCTGTGGGCGCTCCTGTTGCTGGGTGTTGGCTGGAACTTTCTGTTTGTGGGTGGAACTGCCTTGCTGCCTCAGGGCTACCAGGATTCCGAGCGTTTCCGGGTGCAGGGGCTCAATGACATCCTTGTATTCGGCTCCCAGGCCACCGCGTCGCTGTCCGCCGGGGCGGTTTTTGCCTGGATCGGGTGGTCCGGTCTGGTTATGGTTTCCGTACCTTTCCTGGTACTTCAGGGTATTCTCGTTATGCTATGGCTGGCTCGTTCCAGGGCAACCCAGAAGCTGCAGACAGGAGGCGCAGATGCAGATTGA
- a CDS encoding acylphosphatase, whose translation MDKKRWKMLISGKVQGVYYRASTEKEANRLGLSGYARNLPDGRVEVIAEGSPEELQQLHQWCQEGPPAAKVTGIEVEEQRANGEFPNFGVRY comes from the coding sequence ATGGACAAGAAACGCTGGAAAATGCTGATCTCGGGCAAGGTGCAGGGAGTCTACTACCGGGCCTCCACCGAGAAGGAAGCCAATCGGCTGGGGCTGTCAGGCTACGCCAGGAACCTGCCGGACGGGCGCGTTGAGGTGATTGCCGAAGGCAGTCCCGAGGAACTCCAGCAACTGCACCAGTGGTGCCAGGAAGGGCCACCTGCAGCCAAGGTCACCGGTATCGAGGTTGAGGAGCAGCGGGCCAACGGGGAATTCCCCAATTTCGGGGTGCGGTACTGA
- a CDS encoding YeeE/YedE thiosulfate transporter family protein, which yields MSPRPFWSPLWAGIALGVALFLTFVLTGHGLGASGFFTRFTAEVGQWLAPELTAANRYLGDYVRGEPLQAWITWEVLGAFIGALVGALSGRRFRPQVERGPSSGVGSRLVLALIGGILTGLGARLARGCTSGLGLSGGAALAVGGFVFLICFFAAGFLFSLIVRRYWQ from the coding sequence ATGTCTCCACGCCCCTTCTGGTCACCCCTCTGGGCAGGCATTGCCCTGGGGGTGGCGTTATTTCTCACCTTTGTCCTGACCGGTCACGGCTTGGGCGCCAGTGGTTTCTTTACCCGGTTTACCGCGGAAGTTGGCCAGTGGCTGGCACCGGAACTGACGGCGGCCAACCGCTACCTGGGCGATTATGTTCGTGGTGAGCCGCTGCAGGCCTGGATCACCTGGGAAGTGCTCGGTGCGTTCATTGGGGCACTTGTCGGCGCGCTCTCCGGTCGAAGGTTCAGGCCTCAGGTGGAACGGGGACCGTCATCCGGGGTGGGTAGCCGGCTCGTGCTGGCTCTGATCGGTGGAATCCTGACAGGGCTCGGTGCCCGTCTGGCACGGGGCTGCACCAGTGGCCTCGGTCTTTCCGGTGGTGCCGCGTTGGCGGTTGGGGGCTTTGTGTTCCTGATCTGCTTCTTCGCGGCAGGTTTCCTGTTCAGCTTGATTGTAAGGAGGTACTGGCAATGA
- a CDS encoding cytochrome c peroxidase → MLGGLLASILVLGAPGLKAQEVAPLNQVTVPDVNTLGLLDGTGPGAWLDITEPERKEALQALGKALFWDMQVGGDGITACASCHYHAGADHRRNNQLSPGFKGGDFALDLLAVNQALGSPHYQGANEVGTEVGFPVNEPHLLALGWPPDTLDGTPGTGPKGDPVLDINDVASSQGVRAGTFTGLSGDRVDYALLTETDNGFDAIFTTPGNGIPATARRVEPRNAPTVINAVFNLRNFWDGRADTFFNGVNPLGFRDPTARVKTYVAGQLADEKLLIPFSALASQSVGPPLSDFEMQFAGRAFAHIGRKLANAIPLADQAVACDDSLLGTLSDCGGTGRGLTVSYAALIRDVFDERFWGDGSGGDVCLMVDDSQSPPALSQVTCTEPRTDDFTLLEYNFALFFGLAVQAYEATLFTDNTIVDLLAGGIATGAVTNGTGRRAITIDVTGMPLETCIASIALNNNAAGVADAEQICAAHYAKFIHPAAVTGAESGNALFPVAPDTPIGGCMDPVTCGSSPNEAAAINALLSIERGVGRFFAGATACGVCHFNPEFTGATVSALTGFGAAPVPPLPPGQLRKEALEVPMERMIAFNGQAQVYDAGFYNIGVRPTAEDLSLGDAINGVPLSFAKLREAILLLQAGQDLPEPLNETAIGMIADVIAGGELLVPTSPTDLTPRVFDLALACGPGLVGNGNAQGRRNGDPNNNPNTNQCIPDIIPGEKILMNGAFKAPGLRNVKFTGPYFHNGAKKNLRQVLETYKTAGHFPTLNFNNLDAGMRIFDLGPVDEASVVEMMETGLTDWRLATDSGKFDHPELCVPHGHDLETGQTLLVAIPAVGSDGHGDLLQTFEEQLDGVPGAHSLDELCTMPFIADASGSSQIDVPLQPPVVAP, encoded by the coding sequence ATGCTGGGGGGATTACTGGCGTCAATACTGGTGCTGGGAGCGCCGGGCCTCAAGGCCCAGGAAGTTGCACCCCTGAACCAGGTTACGGTTCCGGATGTGAACACGCTGGGGCTGTTGGATGGAACGGGGCCTGGAGCCTGGTTGGACATTACCGAACCGGAGCGAAAGGAGGCATTACAGGCACTGGGTAAGGCCTTGTTCTGGGATATGCAGGTAGGCGGGGACGGCATCACCGCCTGCGCCAGCTGTCATTACCATGCCGGTGCCGACCACCGGCGCAACAATCAGTTGAGCCCTGGATTCAAGGGTGGCGATTTTGCGCTTGATTTGCTGGCGGTAAACCAGGCCCTGGGTTCGCCCCACTACCAGGGAGCCAATGAAGTCGGCACGGAAGTGGGATTTCCGGTCAACGAGCCGCATTTGTTGGCCCTGGGCTGGCCCCCCGATACCCTTGATGGCACGCCTGGCACTGGCCCGAAAGGGGATCCAGTGCTGGATATCAATGACGTGGCCTCGTCACAGGGAGTCCGGGCGGGTACCTTTACAGGATTGTCAGGGGACCGCGTGGATTATGCCCTGCTCACAGAAACAGATAACGGCTTCGATGCTATCTTCACTACTCCCGGAAATGGGATACCTGCCACTGCACGCAGGGTGGAACCCCGCAACGCGCCGACGGTGATCAACGCGGTCTTTAACTTGCGCAACTTCTGGGACGGCCGAGCCGACACTTTCTTTAACGGGGTGAATCCGTTGGGTTTCCGCGACCCCACCGCCCGGGTAAAAACTTATGTTGCTGGTCAGCTCGCCGATGAGAAGCTGCTGATTCCATTCTCGGCGCTGGCATCCCAATCTGTCGGACCGCCTCTCAGTGATTTCGAGATGCAGTTTGCCGGGCGGGCATTTGCCCATATAGGTCGCAAGCTTGCCAATGCAATACCGCTGGCGGACCAGGCAGTTGCCTGCGATGACTCTCTGCTCGGAACCTTGTCAGACTGTGGTGGGACTGGCCGGGGGCTGACCGTTTCCTACGCCGCTTTGATTCGGGATGTCTTTGATGAGCGGTTCTGGGGGGATGGTAGCGGCGGGGATGTCTGTCTGATGGTTGATGATAGCCAAAGCCCGCCTGCGCTGTCTCAGGTCACCTGCACCGAACCAAGGACCGACGATTTCACCCTGCTGGAGTACAACTTCGCCTTGTTCTTCGGGCTGGCGGTTCAGGCCTATGAGGCGACGCTGTTTACCGATAACACCATTGTTGACCTCCTGGCCGGAGGGATTGCCACCGGCGCCGTGACCAATGGCACGGGAAGACGGGCGATTACCATCGATGTTACCGGAATGCCGCTGGAAACCTGTATTGCCAGCATTGCATTAAATAACAATGCAGCCGGAGTCGCCGATGCCGAGCAGATCTGTGCGGCGCATTATGCGAAGTTTATCCATCCGGCGGCCGTCACCGGCGCTGAATCCGGTAATGCGTTGTTCCCGGTTGCACCGGATACGCCCATTGGCGGCTGCATGGATCCCGTAACTTGCGGGAGTTCGCCGAATGAAGCGGCAGCAATCAATGCGCTGTTGAGCATCGAGCGTGGCGTCGGGCGCTTCTTCGCCGGTGCAACGGCCTGTGGAGTCTGCCATTTCAATCCCGAGTTTACGGGAGCGACCGTCTCAGCGCTCACCGGATTCGGTGCCGCGCCGGTTCCACCCCTGCCACCGGGGCAGTTGCGGAAGGAAGCGCTTGAAGTGCCGATGGAGCGGATGATTGCCTTCAACGGTCAGGCTCAGGTCTACGACGCCGGGTTCTACAACATCGGTGTTCGACCCACGGCGGAAGACCTTTCGCTGGGCGATGCTATCAACGGGGTACCCCTGTCGTTTGCCAAATTGCGGGAGGCCATCCTGCTCCTGCAAGCTGGCCAGGACCTGCCGGAACCCCTCAATGAAACTGCGATTGGCATGATTGCCGATGTCATTGCCGGCGGAGAATTACTTGTCCCGACTTCTCCGACCGATCTGACTCCTCGGGTGTTCGACCTGGCGTTGGCCTGCGGCCCCGGGCTGGTCGGTAATGGCAATGCCCAGGGGCGCCGGAATGGCGATCCAAACAACAACCCGAATACCAACCAGTGCATCCCGGACATCATTCCTGGCGAAAAAATTCTGATGAATGGTGCTTTCAAGGCTCCCGGTTTGCGGAACGTGAAGTTTACCGGTCCGTACTTCCATAATGGTGCCAAGAAGAATCTGCGCCAGGTTCTGGAAACCTACAAGACCGCCGGTCATTTCCCGACCCTCAACTTCAACAACCTGGATGCGGGTATGCGGATCTTTGATCTTGGGCCTGTTGACGAGGCGTCGGTGGTTGAAATGATGGAAACCGGCCTGACCGATTGGCGGCTGGCCACGGATTCCGGCAAGTTCGACCATCCGGAGCTGTGTGTGCCACATGGTCATGATCTGGAGACAGGCCAAACGCTGCTTGTGGCTATTCCGGCCGTTGGGTCAGATGGTCATGGGGATCTGCTGCAGACCTTCGAAGAACAGCTTGACGGTGTCCCCGGTGCCCACAGTCTGGATGAGCTCTGCACCATGCCGTTCATTGCCGATGCGAGTGGCAGCTCGCAAATCGACGTGCCGCTGCAGCCACCGGTGGTAGCTCCATAA
- a CDS encoding isochorismatase family protein: MLMKADQSVLILIDLQEKLMPAISFGEEVADRCTTLATIAGLLGVPVLGTEQLPDKLGPNIESVRELCDSVLDKTHFDACPDGLIDQLPEGRQHIVIGGCETHVCMMQTALSLLDAGYKVWVVADATGSRNDFDRDVALDRLNESGARIVTLEMVAFEWMRDCRHPRFRDIQALIK; the protein is encoded by the coding sequence ATGCTGATGAAAGCAGACCAATCTGTCCTGATCCTGATTGATCTCCAGGAAAAGCTGATGCCCGCGATCAGCTTCGGTGAGGAAGTGGCTGACCGGTGCACGACACTGGCGACGATTGCAGGTCTTCTTGGGGTACCGGTACTCGGTACCGAACAGTTGCCGGACAAACTCGGCCCCAATATCGAATCGGTGCGGGAACTGTGCGATTCGGTTCTCGACAAAACCCATTTCGATGCCTGCCCGGATGGCCTGATTGATCAGCTGCCGGAAGGTCGGCAGCATATTGTCATTGGTGGCTGTGAGACCCACGTCTGTATGATGCAGACTGCCCTGAGCCTTCTCGATGCGGGGTACAAGGTGTGGGTGGTGGCGGATGCTACCGGCTCGCGAAATGATTTTGACCGGGATGTTGCCCTGGATCGATTGAACGAGAGCGGAGCGCGGATTGTTACCCTGGAAATGGTCGCTTTCGAGTGGATGCGTGATTGCAGGCACCCGCGATTCCGGGATATCCAGGCGCTCATCAAGTAA
- a CDS encoding flavin reductase family protein → MQIDFDGMDPKEVYHILTQTIIPRPVAWVLSENPDGDYNLAPFSFFTPITSNPPLLMFSVGKKPTDGSFKDTRVNIETNRHFVVHIAHRELAEAMTETSRTLPHGESELKKVDLELTEFDGSPLPRLKDCRVALACELYEIKEIGAAPQSLIFGKINAIHVADEAIARDDKERLRFDGSAIDPLGRLGGSEYVTFGEILKVPRPA, encoded by the coding sequence ATGCAGATTGATTTTGATGGCATGGACCCGAAAGAGGTCTATCACATCCTCACCCAGACCATTATTCCCCGGCCGGTCGCCTGGGTGCTCAGCGAGAATCCGGACGGTGATTACAACCTGGCACCGTTCTCGTTCTTCACACCGATTACCAGCAATCCGCCATTGCTGATGTTTTCCGTCGGCAAGAAACCCACGGACGGTTCTTTCAAGGACACCCGGGTGAACATCGAAACCAACCGGCATTTTGTGGTGCACATCGCTCATCGGGAGCTGGCGGAAGCCATGACCGAAACCTCACGGACATTGCCGCATGGTGAATCCGAGCTGAAGAAAGTAGATCTTGAACTCACGGAGTTTGATGGCTCTCCTCTGCCACGCCTGAAAGACTGCCGGGTGGCACTGGCCTGTGAGCTCTACGAGATCAAGGAGATCGGCGCGGCACCCCAGTCCCTGATTTTTGGCAAGATCAACGCCATCCATGTGGCGGATGAGGCCATTGCCCGGGATGACAAGGAGCGACTGCGTTTTGACGGTTCTGCCATTGATCCCCTGGGGCGACTCGGAGGCAGCGAATACGTCACCTTCGGGGAGATCCTGAAGGTACCCCGGCCGGCGTGA
- a CDS encoding LysR family transcriptional regulator: MEQLNLRHLYYFWVISREGSIARASELLDLAPQTLSGQLATFESAVGGRLFLRERRKLALTDLGRMILGYADDIFALTGELTDTLQLAPADRPLTLAAGISASIHKLIAYYLLQPAMVLKRPVQLECRTGRTEDLVLSLKRKELDVVLADRMPGLDEHGPFTVHPVAGSSISLFAAPALAANLKEGFPDSLNGQPLLANATDAPYFERLMNWLSLQGVRMRLMARVDDSALIKVFGRQGYGVFAAPTVIRREVCRQYEVEHIARIDEVQDELFAITRGRKLAHEGVRAICMDPVNFNALSTDLDK, from the coding sequence ATGGAACAGCTCAACCTCCGGCATCTGTATTATTTCTGGGTGATCAGCCGGGAGGGCTCGATCGCCCGGGCCAGCGAGTTGCTTGATCTGGCACCGCAAACCCTGAGCGGCCAGCTGGCCACCTTCGAATCGGCTGTCGGCGGCAGGCTTTTCCTCCGGGAACGGCGAAAACTGGCGCTGACCGATCTCGGCCGGATGATCCTCGGCTACGCCGACGACATATTCGCTTTGACCGGGGAGCTGACCGATACCCTGCAACTTGCTCCCGCTGACAGACCGCTGACCCTGGCGGCGGGTATATCCGCCTCGATCCACAAGCTCATCGCCTATTACCTGTTGCAGCCGGCCATGGTGCTCAAACGACCGGTGCAGCTGGAATGCCGGACCGGCAGAACCGAAGATCTCGTGCTGAGCCTCAAGCGAAAGGAACTGGATGTCGTGTTGGCGGACCGGATGCCGGGGCTGGATGAGCACGGTCCTTTCACGGTTCACCCGGTTGCCGGCTCCAGTATCAGTCTGTTTGCTGCGCCGGCACTGGCTGCCAACCTGAAAGAGGGCTTCCCCGATTCCCTGAATGGCCAGCCCTTGCTGGCCAATGCGACCGATGCGCCGTACTTCGAGCGCCTGATGAACTGGCTGTCACTGCAGGGCGTGCGCATGAGGCTGATGGCCCGGGTTGATGACAGTGCCCTGATCAAGGTTTTCGGACGCCAGGGTTATGGGGTCTTTGCAGCTCCCACGGTGATACGGCGGGAAGTCTGCCGGCAGTATGAGGTGGAGCACATCGCCCGTATTGATGAAGTACAGGATGAGCTGTTTGCAATTACCCGGGGCCGTAAACTGGCCCATGAGGGTGTCCGGGCAATCTGCATGGACCCTGTCAATTTCAACGCGCTGAGTACGGATCTGGACAAGTGA
- a CDS encoding fructosamine kinase family protein, whose protein sequence is MFTKHNTSGFADALICEAEGLESLRSALAQAGVTDVRIPEVARVDNNVLEITVIESEPATAETLAMLGEGLALMHRLRQERYGWGRDNYIGLSPQPNRWSESWGEFFVSDRLDYQVSRIRNAEIRSEFEAVLKRHGEALARWLDNACEHPSLLHGDLWSGNALFDRNSPWLIDPAVYCGDREADLAMTEMFGGFGTAFYEAYDRMYARTADYPRKRDIYNLYHYLNHYNLFGGGYLAGCQRGFETVRTVVSQMTP, encoded by the coding sequence ATGTTCACCAAACATAACACCAGCGGATTTGCCGATGCACTGATCTGCGAGGCGGAGGGGCTGGAGAGCCTACGTTCAGCGCTGGCGCAGGCGGGCGTCACCGATGTGCGGATTCCGGAGGTGGCCCGGGTGGATAACAATGTGCTGGAGATCACCGTTATCGAATCCGAGCCCGCTACTGCCGAAACCCTTGCCATGCTTGGAGAGGGCCTGGCCCTGATGCACCGGCTGAGGCAGGAGCGATATGGCTGGGGACGGGACAACTACATCGGGCTGTCGCCGCAACCGAATCGCTGGTCGGAATCCTGGGGTGAGTTTTTCGTTTCAGACCGCCTGGATTATCAGGTGAGCCGGATCCGGAATGCCGAGATTCGTAGCGAGTTCGAGGCGGTACTCAAGCGCCACGGCGAGGCTTTGGCGCGGTGGTTGGATAATGCTTGTGAGCATCCGAGCCTGCTGCACGGAGATCTCTGGAGCGGCAATGCCCTGTTTGACCGTAATTCCCCCTGGCTGATCGACCCGGCGGTTTACTGCGGGGACCGGGAGGCGGATCTGGCCATGACGGAAATGTTCGGTGGCTTCGGCACGGCCTTCTATGAGGCCTACGACCGGATGTACGCACGCACCGCGGATTATCCCCGCAAGCGGGACATCTACAACCTGTACCACTACCTGAATCACTACAACCTGTTTGGCGGCGGTTACCTGGCTGGTTGTCAGCGCGGTTTCGAAACGGTTCGTACAGTCGTTTCTCAGATGACGCCGTAA
- a CDS encoding DUF6691 family protein, which produces MIWPLYDSGVASGLLAGFLFGFVLENAGFGSPRKLTGQFRLEDWSVFKVMFTAVIVAALLLWLSKQFGLMGTGSYYVPTPFYVAMAVGGLLIGAGFAIGGYCPGTSVAGLAGGRIDAIVFMVGMLLGTALFAAWFGPLEDLYLATPGPQGQTLMDLTGIPEWLIILVLAAMAWGGFKLGGKLEQKLGGPYQASDLYPADNKQN; this is translated from the coding sequence ATGATCTGGCCTCTCTATGATTCCGGCGTTGCGTCCGGTTTGCTGGCCGGCTTCCTGTTCGGCTTTGTACTGGAAAATGCAGGCTTTGGCAGCCCCAGGAAACTCACCGGGCAGTTTCGCCTGGAAGACTGGTCCGTGTTCAAGGTGATGTTTACCGCCGTTATTGTGGCGGCGCTGCTGCTATGGCTGTCCAAACAGTTCGGTTTGATGGGGACTGGCAGCTATTACGTACCCACGCCGTTCTATGTTGCGATGGCGGTCGGCGGATTGTTGATCGGCGCCGGTTTTGCCATCGGCGGCTATTGCCCGGGCACTTCGGTGGCCGGGCTTGCCGGCGGGCGTATTGATGCCATCGTGTTCATGGTCGGAATGCTATTGGGCACGGCCCTGTTTGCCGCGTGGTTCGGCCCACTGGAGGACCTCTATCTGGCCACTCCCGGTCCACAGGGGCAGACTCTGATGGACCTTACCGGCATTCCCGAATGGCTGATTATTCTCGTTTTGGCGGCGATGGCCTGGGGTGGTTTCAAGCTGGGCGGCAAGCTTGAACAGAAGCTGGGCGGACCCTACCAGGCTTCTGACCTTTATCCGGCCGACAACAAACAAAACTGA